A stretch of the Actinoalloteichus fjordicus genome encodes the following:
- a CDS encoding rhamnogalacturonan lyase yields MRSRRLRRSALPALAALASVALAAPTANAYQPSPADAARSDTITETSTAADPEPSQAGRQVEALDRGVVSVRSGNGNLVSWRWLATDPDSVGFNVYRGSTRLNSSPVTNSTNYLDAGAAAGSTYTVRAVVNGSEQPASPPALQFGAGYLDVPIQQPAGGSGYTYAANDASVGDLDGDGQYEIVLKWDPTNARDNSQSGTTGNVYLDAYELNGTRLWRIDLGRNIRAGAHYTQFQVYDYDGDGRAEVAAKTADGTRDGVGTVIGNSGADHRNSSGYVLAGPEFLTMFEGTTGRALSTVDYVPARGNVSSWGDNYGNRVDRFLAGTAYLDGARPSLIMARGYYTRSVVVAWDFRNGSLTRRWTFDSNSSTNGPQWEGQGNHSLSIADVDGDGRDEILYGAMAVDDDGRGLWVNGTGHGDAGHVGDLDPSRPGLEYFKVNEGTSQPGSWLADARTGQTLWRTASGGDNGRGVSGDIWAGSPGAESWSARDGQIRNPQGQNVGRKPSSINFLAWWDGDPVRELLDGTRIDKYGTSGETRLLTGSGVTSVNGTKSTPALSGDLLGDWREEVIWPTTDNRALRIYSTPHQTDRRITTLMHDTQYRVAIAWQNTAYNQPPHPSFFIGDGMSSPPRPTVYAR; encoded by the coding sequence GTGAGATCACGACGATTACGCCGCAGCGCCCTCCCCGCGCTCGCCGCGCTGGCCTCGGTCGCGCTGGCCGCCCCGACCGCGAACGCCTATCAGCCCTCCCCGGCGGACGCCGCCCGGTCCGACACGATCACCGAGACCTCGACCGCCGCCGATCCCGAGCCGTCGCAGGCGGGGCGTCAGGTGGAGGCGCTCGACCGGGGTGTGGTGAGCGTGCGCTCCGGCAACGGCAACCTGGTGAGCTGGCGCTGGCTGGCCACCGATCCGGACTCGGTGGGCTTCAACGTCTATCGAGGCTCCACCCGGCTCAACTCCTCCCCCGTCACGAACTCGACCAACTATCTGGACGCGGGTGCGGCGGCGGGCAGCACCTACACGGTCCGGGCCGTGGTCAACGGTTCGGAGCAGCCTGCATCCCCGCCCGCGCTCCAGTTCGGCGCTGGTTATCTGGACGTGCCGATCCAGCAGCCTGCAGGCGGCAGCGGCTACACCTACGCGGCCAACGACGCCAGCGTGGGTGACCTGGACGGCGACGGACAGTACGAGATCGTGCTGAAGTGGGACCCGACCAACGCCAGGGACAACTCGCAGTCCGGGACCACCGGCAACGTCTACCTCGATGCCTACGAACTGAACGGGACGCGCCTGTGGCGCATCGACCTCGGGCGCAACATCCGAGCCGGGGCGCACTACACCCAGTTCCAGGTCTACGACTATGACGGGGACGGCCGAGCCGAGGTCGCGGCCAAGACCGCCGACGGGACCCGCGACGGCGTGGGCACCGTGATCGGCAACTCGGGTGCCGATCATCGCAACTCCTCGGGCTACGTGCTGGCGGGCCCGGAGTTCCTCACGATGTTCGAGGGCACCACGGGGCGAGCCCTGTCCACCGTGGACTATGTGCCTGCCAGAGGGAACGTCAGCAGCTGGGGCGACAACTACGGCAACCGGGTCGACCGATTCCTGGCGGGCACCGCCTACCTCGACGGTGCCCGGCCGAGCCTGATCATGGCTCGCGGCTATTACACGCGCTCGGTCGTCGTCGCCTGGGACTTCCGCAACGGCTCGCTGACCCGACGGTGGACCTTCGACAGCAACAGCTCCACCAACGGCCCGCAGTGGGAGGGCCAAGGCAATCACAGCCTGTCCATCGCCGACGTCGACGGCGACGGGCGGGACGAGATCCTCTACGGCGCGATGGCCGTCGACGACGACGGGCGCGGCCTGTGGGTCAACGGCACCGGCCACGGCGACGCAGGTCATGTCGGGGACCTCGACCCGAGCAGGCCTGGCCTGGAGTACTTCAAGGTCAACGAGGGAACGAGTCAGCCCGGCTCCTGGCTCGCCGACGCCCGCACCGGCCAGACGTTGTGGCGCACGGCGTCCGGCGGCGACAACGGGCGCGGCGTCTCCGGCGACATCTGGGCGGGCAGCCCCGGCGCGGAGTCGTGGTCGGCGCGCGACGGCCAGATCCGGAATCCGCAAGGTCAGAACGTGGGCCGCAAGCCCTCGTCGATCAACTTCCTGGCCTGGTGGGACGGCGACCCGGTGCGGGAGCTGCTCGACGGGACCCGCATCGACAAATACGGGACCTCCGGCGAGACCAGGCTGCTCACCGGCAGCGGCGTCACCTCGGTCAACGGGACCAAGTCGACGCCCGCGCTGTCGGGCGATCTACTCGGCGACTGGCGCGAGGAGGTCATCTGGCCGACGACCGACAATCGGGCGCTGCGGATCTACAGCACCCCGCACCAGACCGACCGCCGGATCACGACGCTGATGCACGACACCCAGTACCGGGTCGCGATCGCCTGGCAGAACACCGCCTATAACCAACCCCCGCACCCGAGCTTCTTCATCGGCGACGGCATGAGCAGCCCGCCGAGGCCGACGGTGTACGCACGCTGA
- the idi gene encoding isopentenyl-diphosphate Delta-isomerase: MTTATDDRGNPELVVLLDDQYARTGTAPKASIHTKDTPLHLAFSCYVFGPDGRVLLTRRALGKKTWPGVWTNSFCGHPGPGESIQDAVARRGRQELGIAIADPRTVLPDFRYTATDASGIVENEFCPVWTATVDSDPNPEPAEVCEWRWADWADLVTVADRMPYLLSPWAQLQIPRLSQNGTLPAPR, translated from the coding sequence ATGACCACGGCGACGGATGACCGAGGAAACCCGGAACTGGTCGTTCTCCTCGACGATCAGTACGCACGGACAGGCACGGCACCGAAGGCGAGCATCCACACCAAGGACACGCCGCTGCACCTGGCGTTCTCCTGCTACGTCTTCGGGCCGGACGGCCGCGTGCTGCTGACCAGGAGGGCGCTCGGCAAGAAGACCTGGCCCGGCGTCTGGACCAACTCCTTCTGCGGGCACCCCGGCCCAGGGGAGTCCATACAGGACGCCGTCGCCCGACGCGGGCGACAGGAGCTCGGCATCGCGATCGCCGACCCGCGCACCGTGCTCCCAGACTTCCGGTACACGGCGACCGACGCGAGCGGGATCGTCGAGAACGAGTTCTGCCCGGTATGGACCGCCACCGTTGACTCGGACCCGAATCCCGAACCCGCCGAGGTGTGTGAATGGCGCTGGGCGGACTGGGCCGACCTGGTGACGGTCGCCGACCGCATGCCGTACCTCCTCAGTCCATGGGCTCAGCTGCAGATCCCTCGGCTGAGCCAGAACGGGACTCTCCCGGCGCCTCGGTGA
- a CDS encoding tryptophan dimethylallyltransferase family protein, protein MTYRDVVTAHLQLLAETIDPTIEAAASQAAVAGSLLGEWADEPVERFDDHHSFASNDGSPVEFSLAMTRSAAEARALFEPLNSASDPSSPRREGRRFVERLDEALNVDVHRFRLIADLFDETSGTYSMLGSAALKTGGTPLFKVYLNPAARGLRPQQVVGEAMGRLGLSTQWEFLSERLGRDGFDRPQQEIALFALDLGDSPDARVKLYLRHSDCGPDEIERAASLARDYQPDAFTKILGRFYDDPVEHAAKAPITCLAYQGGGPEPASATLYCPLDPNLDDDAEARTRVVDVLTMSGIAPDLFDDVVSAISGTDPSSGHRLSWMSCKRPADPVVTVYAGLGGTPR, encoded by the coding sequence GTGACGTATCGGGATGTCGTCACAGCTCACCTGCAGCTGTTGGCCGAGACGATCGATCCGACGATCGAGGCCGCCGCAAGTCAGGCAGCTGTCGCGGGTTCGCTGCTGGGGGAGTGGGCGGACGAGCCCGTCGAGCGGTTCGACGACCATCACTCGTTCGCGTCGAACGATGGCTCGCCGGTGGAGTTCTCGCTCGCGATGACCCGGTCCGCCGCGGAGGCGCGGGCGCTCTTCGAACCGCTGAACTCCGCGTCGGACCCGTCGTCCCCTCGGCGGGAGGGACGTCGCTTCGTGGAGCGACTGGACGAGGCCCTGAACGTCGACGTGCACCGGTTCCGCCTCATCGCCGACCTCTTCGACGAGACGAGCGGCACGTACTCGATGCTCGGCTCCGCGGCGCTGAAGACCGGCGGCACTCCGCTGTTCAAGGTGTATCTGAACCCTGCCGCTCGCGGGCTGCGGCCGCAGCAGGTCGTCGGCGAGGCGATGGGCAGGCTGGGACTCAGCACGCAATGGGAATTCCTCAGCGAGCGTCTCGGTCGCGATGGATTCGACCGACCACAGCAGGAGATCGCGTTGTTCGCGCTTGATCTCGGCGACTCGCCCGATGCCAGGGTGAAGCTCTACCTTCGGCACTCCGATTGTGGACCGGACGAGATCGAGCGGGCCGCGAGCCTGGCACGGGACTACCAGCCGGATGCCTTCACCAAGATCCTCGGCCGGTTCTACGACGACCCCGTCGAGCACGCGGCAAAGGCTCCGATCACCTGTCTCGCCTACCAGGGAGGCGGTCCGGAACCCGCCTCGGCCACGCTGTACTGCCCCCTTGACCCGAATCTCGACGACGATGCCGAGGCGCGCACGCGGGTCGTGGACGTGCTGACGATGTCGGGGATCGCACCTGACCTGTTCGACGACGTCGTCAGCGCGATCTCGGGTACCGACCCGTCCAGCGGGCACCGACTCAGCTGGATGAGCTGCAAACGGCCTGCCGATCCGGTGGTGACCGTCTACGCCGGTCTTGGCGGCACGCCGAGGTGA
- a CDS encoding tetratricopeptide repeat protein — translation MPPKPRTPRPLATRGRVLGELHPHTLSVRNNLAQVLAGLDRPAEAERHLRVVLDGRVRLLGDDDPLTASTRHGLRLPLSLSLSLTTPRDRARPARSPSGRRAPPRCASASSAAS, via the coding sequence ATGCCGCCGAAGCCGCGAACGCCCCGACCGCTGGCGACCAGGGGAAGGGTGCTCGGCGAGCTGCACCCGCACACGCTGAGCGTCCGGAACAATCTGGCCCAGGTGCTCGCGGGCCTGGATCGACCCGCCGAAGCCGAACGGCACCTCCGGGTGGTGCTGGACGGGCGAGTACGCCTGCTCGGCGATGACGACCCCCTCACCGCGAGCACCCGGCACGGCCTTCGCCTGCCGTTGTCCTTGTCCTTGTCCTTGACGACGCCTCGCGACCGAGCCAGGCCCGCTCGCAGTCCGAGCGGCAGGCGCGCACCACCTCGGTGCGCGTCGGCATCGAGCGCCGCCTCGTGA